A genomic region of Haliotis asinina isolate JCU_RB_2024 chromosome 1, JCU_Hal_asi_v2, whole genome shotgun sequence contains the following coding sequences:
- the LOC137285289 gene encoding uncharacterized protein, producing the protein MKTVSLVALVVLVCSVTHDQLATACLTANDCPFLYCCVKPTGNSVDNQFRQQHSSSVVVGRRADDDGNNDLVDGRREVRGTCQSMKAQGQLCWTKTDVAYFPPHDMTDDCPCQRGLYCVANGMFLPGGQVGVCSV; encoded by the exons ATGAAGACGGTGTCGCTTGTAGCACTCGTTGTGCTTGTC TGCTCTGTGACCCATGATCAGCTGGCGACGGCATGTCTGACCGCCAATGACTGTCCGTTCCTATATtgttgtgtgaagcccacgGGGAACTCCGTGGACAACCAGTTTCGCCAGCAGCACAGCTCTAGCGTTGTTGTAGGTAGGCGTGCTGACGATGACGGCAACAACGACCTCGTAGACGGCAGAAGGGAAGTAAGGGGTACCTGTCAGAGCATGAAGGCGCAAGGACAAC TCTGCTGGACAAAGACAGACGTTGCCTACTTCCCTCCACACGACATGACCGACGACTGCCCGTGCCAGAGGGGACTGTATTGTGTGGCCAACGGCATGTTCCTCCCAGGGGGACAAGTGG GTGTATGCAGTGTTTAG
- the LOC137285298 gene encoding NACHT and WD repeat domain-containing protein 2-like, which yields MGCANSQLPPSRGNPGGLVPTRAGTDKQRYKQWHQAELLRGNTSLECPSTAKIVRIFTSSTFTDTRHERNALMERVYPVLKEMCQQQGYEFQVVDMRWGVREEATDDHMGPELCLKEVDLCRKLSTGPCFVTFLSHKYGYRKVPREIEATEFEKLLTKVPTDEAVALLKRWFQKDENKVPPIYVLQPISSMLPDFRTNDQSRKNSAKSEWSQQSMVMQSALADAARHAVDADRAHLYAESVTESEICRAMDSNKDVSRQCIWFDRKIQDIDSQETSYLLSRYKECLGPEERDRDSRQRLSQLRDITLAKQLPAQNILSYNITWHPNGIDPSVVKEHEEYIDRLCEDFQFKVSSMITQAIQARQDTYLSHPVFEEVVQHTLFCQEKCRAFQGRTETLQEIRGYLIGSSRQPFILHGPSGSGKTSIIATAATSAWETLKSKAAIITRFIGTTPDSSNIASLLISIISQLGELYTFDTSDLPPTIKDLREFFKSVLSRATAEMPLVLFLDSLDQLDPSGDAKQLLWLPRELPLNVKIVLSTLPEEKYEILPRLKALFPSSSNFAEVPILALTEVTSIVDTWLDQAGRRLTPGQRQTVEEAFSRCPLPLFLKLSFDQTLKWRSYSPSDTTVLQETVRGCIDTLFQRIEELHGKILVERALGYLTLSRSGLSETELEDILSCDDDVLNDVYMYWTPPIRRLPPLLLVRVKAELGPYLADRGADSVRVFYWYHRQFIEAALDRYCSDVKDVVQRHRALGEFFSGIWSNGNAKPYTDSKGQSGKADRHVASQPVKYGTNFNRRKLNNLTYHRQRAGQSELLMEECLCNLEFVSAKLKSEGLRQVTDDYLDATSRFPDIQPLKTLSEAIHLSQSALVTSPDELPAQLISRIKDRNGLEDFLAQCYASPTPFLLPSKRIVTQTGGALLHSPAEHTQEITGLDLTCDGKVAVTCGMDNSVKTWDVGTGKLLCSIDDTGPGSNRVFTACADTLVVVVTSNNIRAFDLHSGVEAYTVSSYMANSGFCVAGKDRTAMFVFLGKNVQIYSTADGAFLGTSSNAHLQEDENMGSSSVVAGSEEFVAVSEGNHGNKMFIFNIKDASFLSTTIALPVSIGNMKDIISCAAFSADRKHVVIGGGVSRHHMFFDIHNGDLVRTLPGVKHDRMSPFLHATPDGNYLISSNWNNVVIWDLQKSERHIVLQHNHRSVINALTVGMRIFVTVTTDLMLRIWDLTRDNAEGLGALLAEQQPLKTDVTSGAPSSEYFVLKSMYTMDSPRFLLLHGSFQHKGVSKEYIRVYDVTTATILRQVKLQKSDQLILPCGDRTILVGSWDRTANILDLVTLTFTKQLQGYLPKMATSPNDIRVIASNKAVTPTKARRNIKVYSLATGRVTSVMKAGQSERISGLQLSTDEETLLASTTKGPILVFNTKTCCFLYSVNTTAVSLKNVVDARMTSHNFLLFRPDVGDKHSVVVWDMTKKTEHCCLRTQQSEGPVRRFDIVADNTAVVVTDAHLHVFNISTGEQLDCIHSRHGTSRICCRYNSPYFTTFNNDIDDNAVKLWQTSPVKCVTSFTPDIRPREIFLSRDGRTLLGYFNTTPYPVLWTLHGRDTPTGGDTEGTERLPNPYGNNYMEADLSCPREHLTDDPEDPDSDEDVVT from the exons ATGGGGTGTGCTAATAGTCAACTGCCCCCCTCGCGGGGAAATCCAGGGGGTTTAGTACCTACACGTGCGGGTACTGATAAACAGCGATACAAGCA GTGGCACCAGGCAGAGCTGCTGAGGGGGAACACGTCCCTGGAGTGTCCATCCACTGCCAAGATCGTCCGCATATTCACTAGCAGCACATTTACAG ACACCCGGCATGAGCGGAACGCCCTGATGGAGAGGGTGTACCCGGTGCTGAAGGAGATGTGTCAGCAGCAGGGATACGAGTTCCAGGTGGTGGACATGAGATGGGGAGTCAGGGAGGAGGCCACGGACGATCACATGGGGCCAGAGCTTTGTCTGAAGGAAGTTGACCTGTGCCGGAAGTTGTCCACCGGGCCATGTTTTGTG aCGTTCTTGTCCCACAAATATGGCTACCGCAAAGTCCCAAGGGAGATAGAAGCTACTGAATTCGAGAAGCTCCTGACAAAAGTTCCTACTGACGAGGCGGTGGCGTTACTGAAGAG ATGGTTCCAGAAGGATGAGAATAAGGTGCCACCCATCTATGTCCTACAGCCAATCAGCTCCATGCTCCCAGACTTCCGAACCAATGATCAGAGCCGTAAGAACAGTGCCAAATCTGAATGGTCTCAACAAAGTATGGTGATGCAGTCAGCTCTAGCTGATGCCGCGAGACACGCCGTGGACGCCGACAGAGCGCATCTTTACGCGGAGTCAG TGACAGAGTCAGAAATCTGTCGAGCAATGGACTCCAACAAGGATGTGTCAAGACAATGCATTTGGTTTGACAGGAAAATACAAGACATTGACAGCCAGGAGACCAGCTACCTGCTCAGCAGATACAAAG AGTGTCTCGGTCCCGAGGAACGTGACCGCGATTCCAGACAACGGCTCTCCCagctaagggacataactcttgccAAACAACTACCAGCCCAGAACATCCTGTCCTACAACATTACGTGGCATCCTAAcg GTATTGACCCCAGCGTGGTCAAGGAGCACGAGGAGTACATTGACCGTCTGTGTGAAGACTTCCAGTTCAAGGTGTCCAGCATGATCACTCAGGCCATCCAGGCCCGACAGGACACCTACCTCAGCCACCCAGTTTTCGAGGAGGTCGTACAGCACACGCTCTTCTGTCAGGAGAAGTGTCGGGCGTTTCAGGGCAGGACAGAAACATTACAG GAAATCCGAGGTTATCTGATTGGTTCGAGTCGTCAACCCTTCATCCTCCACGGTCCCTCCGGCAGCGGCAAAACCTCCATCATAGCCACAGCAGCTACCAGTGCGTGGGAAACACTGAAGTCTAAAGCTGCAATTATTACAAG GTTCATCGGCACGACCCCGGACAGCTCCAACATCGCCAGTCTCCTCATCAGCATCATATCGCAGCTCGGGGAATTGTACACATTCGACACATCCGATCTCCCTCCG ACAATTAAGGATCTGCGAGAGTTCTTCAAGTCAGTGTTGTCCAGAGCAACCGCAGAGATGCCACTCGTCCTCTTCTTGGATTCCTTGGACCAGCTCGACCCTTCCGGTGATGCAAAGCAGTTGCTATGGTTACCACGAGAACTTCCTCTTAATGTTAAGATTGTTTTATCCACTCTACCGGAAGAGAAATATGAAATTCTACCACGGTTAAAG GCCTTGTTCCCCAGTAGCTCTAACTTTGCTGAAGTGCCCATTCTGGCGCTGACTGAAGTGACCAGCATAGTGGACACATGGCTTGACCAAGCAGGACGAAGGCTGACCCCAGGTCAGAGACAAACAGTAGAGGAAGCCTTCAGCAGGTGCCCGCTACCGCTGTTCCTGAAGCTGTCTTTTGACCAGACGCTGAAGTGGCGGTCCTACTCCCCTAGCGACACTACCGTGCTACAGGAGACCGTGAGAGGCTGCATCGACACTCTCTTCCAGAGGATTGAAGAACTGCATGGGAAGATCCTCGTGGAGCGGGCGCTCGGCTACCTTACACTAA GCAGATCTGGCCTATCAGAGACGGAGTTGGAGGACATTCTGTCATGTGACGATGACGTTCTCAATGACGTGTACATGTACTGGACTCCGCCAATCAGACGACTTCCGCCACTGCTCCTAGTGAGGGTCAAGGCCGAACTTGGACCGTACTTGGCGGACCGAGGAGCTGACAGTGTGAGGGTGTTCTACTGGTACCACAGACAGTTCATCGAGGCGGCACTAGACAGATATTGCTCAGATGTTAAAGATGTTGTTCAGAGACATCGCGCTCTGGGAGAGTTCTTCTCGGGAATTTGGTCAAATG GAAACGCTAAACCATACACAGATTCTAAAGGTCAGTCCGGAAAAGCTGACCGTCATGTGGCGTCGCAGCCAGTCAAGTATGGGACGAATTTTAATCGCCGAAAGTTAAACAACCTAACCTACCACCGTCAGAGGGCGGGTCAGAGCGAGCTCCTCATGGAGGAATGTTTGTGTAATCTGGAGTTCGTGTCGGCCAAGTTGAAGTCCGAGGGTCTTAG GCAAGTTACAGACGACTACCTCGATGCTACGTCACGCTTTCCAGATATTCAACCGCTCAAGACACTATCAGAAGCTATACATCTGTCCCAGAGTGCATTGGTCACCAGTCCTGACGAACTTCCGGCTCAGCTCATCAGCAGGATCAAGGACAGAAAT GGTCTGGAGGATTTTCTCGCTCAGTGCTACGCTTCCCCAACCCCCTTTCTTCTCCCGTCCAAGCGTATAGTGACCCAGACTGGTGGGGCTCTTCTCCACTCCCCAGCGGAACACACACAGGAGATCACCGGCCTTGATCTCACCTGTGATGGTAAAGTGGCAGTCACAT GTGGAATGGACAACTCCGTAAAAACGTGGGATGTAGGGACCGGCAAACTCCTCTGTTCCATAGATGATACAGGCCCTGGATCCAACAGGGTCTTCACAGCCTGTGCCGACACactcgtcgtcgtcgtcaccaGCAACAACATCCGGGCATTCGACCTCCACTCTGGCGTGGAAGCTTACACTGTGTCCAGTTATATGGCCAACTCAGGGTTCTGCGTTGCCGGAAAGGACAGGACCGCCATGTTTGTGTTTCTCGGGAAGAACGTGCAGATATATTCCACTGCTGATGGCGCGTTTCTGGGAACATCTTCTAATGCGCATCTGCAGGAAGATGAGAACATGGGAAGTTCATCTGTTGTGGCAG GAAGCGAAGAGTTTGTGGCAGTATCTGAaggtaaccatggaaacaagatGTTCATCTTCAACATCAAGGATGCATCTTTTCTGTCAACAACGATAGCGTTACCCGTATCCATAGGAAATATGAAGGACATTATCAGTTGTGCTGCTTTCTCAGCCGACCGGAAACACGTGGTTATCGGCGGGGGAGTGTCACGCCATCATATGTTCTTTGATATCCACAATGGTGATTTAGTTCGTACTCTGCCCG GAGTGAAGCACGACCGTATGTCTCCGTTCCTCCACGCCACTCCCGACGGCAACTACCTAATCTCCTCAAACTGGAACAACGTGGTCATTTGGGATCTTCAGAAGTCAGAGCGCCATATCGTTCTGCAACATAACCACAGGTCAGTCATCAACGCGTTGACGGTGGGCATGCGCATCTTCGTCACGGTCACCACTGACCTGATGCTGAGGATCTGGGACCTGACCCGAGATAACGCTGAGGGGCTGGGAGCTCTGCTTGCAGAACAACAGCCATTGAAGACTGACGTCACAAGTGGCGCCCCATCATCAGAGTACTTTGTCCTGAA GTCCATGTATACCATGGACAGCCCTCGGTTCCTCCTGCTTCATGGGTCATTCCAACACAAGGGCGTATCCAAGGAGTACATCCGGGTGTATGACGTCACAACGGCCACCATTCTTAGACAGGTCAAACTG CAAAAGTCAGATCAGCTGATTCTTCCCTGCGGCGATCGCACAATTCTTGTTGGCTCATGGGACAGAACTGCGAATATCCTTGaccttgtgaccttgaccttcaccaAACAGTTACAAGGCTATTTACCAAAAATGGCTACCTCGCCGAACGACATCCGAGTGATTGCCAGTAACAAAG CTGTGACACCAACAAAAGCGCGGCGGAACATCAAAGTGTATTCCCTGGCAACCGGTCGTGTGACGTCAGTGATGAAGGCGGGTCAGTCAGAGCGAATATCGGGTCTCCAG CTTAGTACTGACGAGGAAACGTTACTTGCTAGCACAACTAAAGGTCCGATACTTGTGTTCAACACAAAGACGTGCTGTTTCTTGTATTCTGTCAACACAACCGCAGTGTCTCTGAAGAACGTGGTTGATGctagaatgacgtcacacaaCTTCCTGCTGTTCAGACCGGATGTAGGAGATAAACACTCTGTCGTTGTGTGGGACATGACAAAAA AGACTGAGCACTGTTGTCTGCGCACTCAACAAAGTGAAGGCCCAGTGCGAAGATTCGATATTGTGGCCGATAACACTGCTGTCGTTGTCACCGACGCGCACCTACACGTGTTCAACATTTCCACAG GAGAACAGTTAGACTGCATCCATAGCCGACACGGCACGTCACGTATCTGTTGCCGCTACAACAGCCCCTACTTCACCACATTCAACAACGACATCGACGACAACGCTGTGAAACTTTGGCAGACATCACCAGTAAAGTGTGTGACTTCATTTACGCCGGATATTCGG CCCCGAGAGATATTTTTGTCACGTGACGGCCGCACACTCCTTGGTTACTTTAACACCACCCCCTACCCTGTGTTGTGGACGCTGCACGGTAGGGATACCCCGACTGGGGGTGACACAGAGGGCACGGAGCGTCTACCTAACCCCTATGGCAATAACT ATATGGAAGCGGACCTGAGCTGTCCTCGGGAACACTTGACAGATGACCCGGAAGACCCAGACAGTGATGAAGATGTGGTCACGTGA